DNA sequence from the Halocalculus aciditolerans genome:
GGTCGGGAAGAGCATGCCGGTCATTCTCGCGTACGCGCCGGTCGTCGAGAGCTCGGCGTGGGACGAAAACCCCAGCCATCACTACCACAGAACCGTTCGAAAGCTCGTGAAACGCGCCCAAGAGTTCGTGAACATCGATCTGGTGCTCGCTGATCGGGGGTTCGAGTCACTCGACGTCTACCAGGCACTCGACGATCTCGGTGTCGACTACCTCCTGCCGAAGATCGAGCACTCGAGCGAACTCGAGGTCGCCGAGCGAATGGAGCAGAACGGTGAAGACGTCGCGGTTGAACGGACCGAAGTCGAGGTTAAGAGGGGCTCACACGAGTCACGGTTGCTCTACGTTCCCGGGAACGACGGGGAGACGCAGACGTTCATCACGAACCGTTCGATCGCTCCAGAGGACGCGGAAGCGTGGGTAGAGCACTACGCGAATCGGTGGTGTATCGAGAACGAGTACCGCGCGATCAAGCAGGAGTTCCTCGCGCGGACGTCTTCAACGAATCACGAGTTGCGTATTTACTACTTCGTGTTCGGCATCCTCATGTACAACGTCTGGCGGCTCGCCGACGTTCTCCTGAAGGCGACCGTTACCCGGGAGATTACTGACTACACGCCAGCGATCTCTGCGGGGGAGCTGGCGGACTGGCTCGCGATTCACCTTCAGAACGAGCCCGATTAAGGGGCACGACACCGGCGAGTTCGACGACTCCAGAGCAGCAGCTATCGGCTGACTCACCAATTCTCCTCAGCCAGGGCGGACTTTCACGCCGAATTTTGCTCATCCGCGATCTTCGAGGGGTTCGACAGCGTCCAAGTACCCGATTCGCCGATATTCTCGACGTCGACGGCAGAACTCTGAGTTACACTCCGAAGTCAGGGGGTGGGGTGGCGATTGCGGGAAGCAGGGTGTGTAATGCGGGAAAGCGACTCTGGGGGCGTCGACGGCGTCGTGGTGTGGCGGCGGGACGCTGGCGGAATCGGCCGAAGGAGGTGGAACTAAGAGGTCTCCCACGAACGTTCGTGGTACGAGGAGCGATGGGTAACACGACAAGCATGCAGGCGGCGATTTCGAGCGCCGTCGACGACGGAGACAGCATCTATCTGGCCGGGTTCACGCATATGATTCCGTTCGCGGCCGGCCACGAGATTATTCGGCAGGGCGTCGAGGACTTAGAGGTGATTCGGGCGACGCCCGACCTCGTCTACGACCAGCTCATCGCGGCGGGGTGTGTGTCGAAGGCGACGTTCTCGTGGGCGGGCAACCCGGGCGTGGGGAGTCTGCGGGCGTTCCGCCGCGCCGTCGAAGAGGGCGTGCCGAACGAGCTCGAACTGGAGGAGTACACGCACTTCGGGTTGACGGCGCGCCTGCACGCGGGCGCGGTCGACCTGCCGTTCGTGCCGCTGCGGACGTTCGCGGGCTCCGACCTCCCCGAGCACAACGAGAACATCCGAACAGTGAAATCGCCGTTCAGTGAGGAGGAAGTCTATGCGGTCCCGCCGTTGAACCCGGACGTCGCGGTCGTGCGGGCGCAGCGCGCGGACGCGAGCGGGAACGCGCACGTCTGGGGTATCTCGGGCGAGCAGAAGGAGGCGGCGTTCGCGGCCGAGACGGTCGTCTTGAGCGTGGAGGAGGTCGTCGACGAGGACGTGATTCGGAGCGACCCGAACCGCACGCTCTACACGGAGGACGTCGTGGACTACGTCGTCGAGGAGCCCTACGGCTCGCACCCCTCGTACGCGCAAGGGTACTACGACCGCGACAACGACGCCTACCTAGAGTGGGACGAGGTCTCGAAGTCCCACGACGGCATCGAGGAGTGGCTGGACGAGTACGTCTACGGCGTCGAGAACCGGCGGGAGTACGTGGAGAAGCTGTCGAGCGAGCGGCTGCTCGACTTACAGGGCGGGAACGACTACGCGGTGCCGATCGACATGGGGTCGTACTGAATGAGTTACTCGAACACTGAGCTGATGGTGACGGCGGCGGCGAGCAGGCTGCGAGACGACGACTCCGTGCTCGTGGGGATCGGCGTGCCGAACCTCGCGTGCAACCTGGCGAAGCGCACGCACGCGCCGAACCTCCAGATGATCTACGAGTCCGGGACCGTCGGGTCGAACCCGTCGAAGCTCCCGCTCTCCGTGGGCGACCCCGTGCTCGCGTCGGGCGCGGTGAACGTCGAGTCGATGATGGACGGCTTCTCCTACTACCTCCAGGGGGGCCGCATCGACGTCGGCTTCCTCGGCGGCGCGCAGGTCGATAAGCGCGGGAACATCAACTCCACCGTCATCGGCGACTACGACGACCCCACGGTCCGTCTCCCCGGCAGCGGCGGGGCCTGTGAGATCGCGGCGAACGTCGAGCGCACCATCATCATCGCCCCCCACCAGGAGCAGCGCTTCCCCGAAGAGGTCGACTTCGTGACGAGCCCCGGGTTCGTCGAGGGGGGCCGCGAGGAGAAGGGCCTCCGCGGCGGCCCCGAGGCCGTCATCACGGACAAGGCCATAATGGCGTTCGACGACGGCGAGATGTACGTCGACTCGCTCCACCCCGGCGTCACGAGGGCGGAAGTCGCCGACGCGACCGGCTGGGACGTCGACTTCGCCGACGACGTGACCGAGACGCCGCCGCCGACGGACGACGAGCTCGCCATCATCCGCGAGGACCTCGACCCCGACGGCGTCTACCTCGACTGAGGAGACGCGGGAGAGTTCGGAAATTTCGGAGAGGGAGTGAGAGAACGTGGGTTGCGTCGGCAACCCGTCGGCTGTGCCTCGCCGTGCCGTTTCGCTGTCGAAGCGGCGCGTGTCGTCCTAGAGGGGGCGGAACTTCGCGCCGTAGCGGACGACACCTTCGTCTTCGTAGATACGTCGGATAGTTGCTTCGACGCGGTCGCCGCGCTCGGGGCCGTGCGGGTCGCAGTCGGTGAGCATCCCGGGGAGGCGTGCGCCCCCGTCGAGTTCGACGAGTGCGACGCCGATTGCGCCTTCCGCGTCGAGGAGGGCTTCGAACTCGGGCGGTGCGCCGCCCTCGATGACGGTCTGTGCGACGATTGTCCCCGTGCCCTCGGGTTCGACGGGTTCGAGGGCGTCGACGGCGTTACAGTCGACGCACGCGCCTTCCGGAGGGAAAGTGTGTGCGCCGCATTCGGTGCATTCGCCGACGACGAGGCGGTAGCGGCTGTCGAGCTGCCGCCACCACGTCGGGACGCTGACGTAGGCTCCCATCAGTTCTCACCTCCGCTGGGGAGGACGTGGCCGCGTTTCCGCAGGTACTCGGCGTAGGTGATGTCCGTGGTGTCGTGCGTCCGGTCGACGTCGAGGTGTCCCTGAATCATGACTGCGTCCGCGCCCGCGCCGTCGCCGTAGCCGACGACGAGCGTCTCGTTCGCGTCGGCCTCCCAGGCGGCGAGGAGGGAGAAGAGCGCGCTCGCCGCGCCCGTGTCGCCGAGCTCGCCGGCGAGGTGCGTCACGTCGGCGTCGAGGCCGAGCGCGCGCGCCCCGCGGCCAGGGAGGCTGCCGTTCGGTGCCGTGAGCGCGAGCGCGTCCGGGTCGACGTCGAGCTGGTCGACCGCGCCCGCGAGCGCCGTGCTGTACGCGTCGCGCTCGTACGTCGTCGCGCCGTACTCTTCCACCGTGTCGCTGCCGCGCTGCCGGAACCGCGTCCCGGGATACTCGCGGGCGAACGTCGCCGAGTCGGCGAGGGCGACGCTCCCCGAGGGCCCGGTGAGGAGGGCGACCGCGCCCGCGCCGGCGGCGTGGTCGACGGCGTCGTTCGGCTCGCCGACCGGGGCGTCGGCGGCGACGGCGAGCGCCGGGCCGTCCGTGCGCGCGGCCGCGAGAAGCGCGCGCGTTCCCGCGCGCGTCGACTGCGTGAAGACGGAGACGTCGAGTTCGTCGGCGAGGCCGAGCATCTCCGCGACCTGCACGCCGATATCGCCCTCCTCGATTGGGGGCGTCGTCGTCGCGAGCGCGAGCGCTTCGACGTCCTCTCGCGATTCGTCGCTCGCGGCGAGCGCGTCCCGCGCGGCCTCGACGGCCATCGTGACGGCGTCCTCGTCGCCGGCCGGGACGCGCTTCTCGTGCACGCCGCGCGCGCGGAAGCCGTCCCACGCGTCGCCGATTTCTTCCGCCGTGATTCGGTAGCGGGGGACGTACGCGCCCGCCGCCTCGATGGGGTTCAGGGCGCTCATGCCCACCCCTCCTCGAAGACGTTGACGACGACGGCACCGCCCGAACCACCGACGTTGTGCGTGAGTCCGCGGGAGAGCCCGTCGACCTGCCGGTCACCGGCCTCGCCGCGGAGCTGCTTGAACACTTCCACCGCCTGCCCGCCGCCGGTCGCGCCGATGGGGTGGCCCTTCGACTTCAGGCCGCCGGAAAGATTGACGGGACGTTCGCCGTCGGGGAGCGTCGCGCCGGACTCGATGTAGTCGCCGGCGTCGCCTTTCTCGCAGAACCCGAGGTCCTCGTAGGCCATGAGCTCCGCGATGGAGAAGCAGTCGTGGACCTCGGCGAACTCGATGTCCTCGGGGCCGACGTCCGCCTCGTCGTAGGCCTGCTCGGCGGCGTCTTCGGTGGCGGGAACGCCGGTGATGGTGTCGCGCTGGAAGAGGCCGACGCGGTCGCTCGCCTGCCCCGACCCCGTGAGCCGAATCGGTTTCTCCGTGAGCTCCTCGGCGGCGTCCTCGCTCGCGAGGAGCACGGCGCTCGCGCCGTCCGACGTCGGACAGCAGTCGTAGAGGTTGAGGGGGTCCGCGACCGTCGAGCCGTTCATCGCGTCCTCCAGCGAGCACTCGAACCCGAGGTGGGCGTGCGGGTTCTTCGAGCCGTTCGCGTGGTTCTTCACCGCGACGCGGGAGAGGTGTTCGCGCGTCGTCCCGTGCTCGGCCATGTGCGCGTCCGCCATCTGCGCGTAGACGCCGGAGAACGTCGTCCCCGCCATGCGCTCCCACTCGGTCTCGCCGGAGACGCCGAGCCAGTACCGCGTCTGCTCGCCGCTCATGTCCGTCATGACTTCGACGCCGCCCGCGAGGGCGACGTCGGCGACGCCCGCGCGAATCGCGAGCGCGGCCTGCCGGAGCGCGACGCCGCTCGCCGCACACGCGTTCTCCACGCGCGTCGACGCCGCGCCGTCGAGGCCGACGTGCTCCGTGACGCTCGGGCCGGGCAGGCCGAGCTGGCGGCCGCCGACGCCGAGCGTCCCGATGTACGCCTCGTCCACGGAGTCCCGGTCGAAGTCGCCGTCGACGGAGTCGACGGCACCCTCGAAGGCCTCCGCGAAGAGGGAGCGATACGATTCGTCTGGGAAGGAGCCGTAGTCCGACTGGCCGGCTCCGACCATGTACACGTCCCGCATACCACACCATGTGTCACGGAGTGGGTAAACGGTTTCTATTTACCAAGAAAAACGAGACCGCGCAGGGGACCGCACCGACGTTCGACAGCGTCGTTCGGCGTGTTTCAGTTGGTCACCTCCGTGGGGTCGGTCGCGAGGACGCGCGTCTGGACGAGGAAGAGCGCGCCGCCGAGGGCGAGCGCGGCGAGGCGAACCGTCCGCGTCGAGATCGCCATCGCGGCGACGCCGAACACGACGAACGCGGCGCGCGCCGTGAGCGAGACCGCGCGGCTCGGGAGCCGCGACCGGTCGAAGTTCAGCCCGTGGATGACGAGCACGGAGCCGAGGAGGACGAGGAGGCCCGACCAGATGGTGTAGAGCGTCAGGCCGCCCGTCACGATCTCGGGGTTGTAGATGAACGCGAACGGCAGGATGAACAGCGGCGCGGCGAGCTTCAACGCTTCGAGGCTCGTCCGCCAGAAGTTCGACCCCGCGATTCCCGTCGTCACCACGACCGCGATCGCAATCGGCGGTGTGATGCCGGAGAGGATGGCGGAGTAGAAGACGAAGAAGTGCGCGGCGAGGTCGGAGACGCCGAACTGGCTCGTCAGCGTCGGCGCGATGAGGAGCGCGACGATGGTGTAGGCGGCCACCGTCGGCATCCCGAGGCCGAGCACGAGACAGATGACCATCGCGAGGATGATGGTGATGAGCATGACGCCGCCCGCGACGCTGATGAGCGCGAGGGAGAGTTTCCCCGGGACGCCCGTGGCGTTCAGCAGGTCGACGATGCCGTTCACCGCCGCGATGATGATGGCGATGGGCGCGAGCGTCGTCGCGCCGTACTTCACGCCCTCGACGGTGTCGAGGACCTGTTTCTTGACCGTGGCGACGACGTCCGCCTCGCTCCGTACCGCGCTGAGGAGGATGGGGATGCCGGCCCCGGTGGCGACCATCGTGACGCACGTGTAGAGCGCGGAGGAGACGACCGTCCACTGCGCGACGCCGAGCAGGTAGAGGAGGATGGCGAACGGCACGCCGAACCGCACCGCCTCGACGACCGGGTGGTAGCCCGCGTCGAGGTCCTCGAGGCGCGATTCGAGCTGGGCCTCCCCC
Encoded proteins:
- a CDS encoding CoA transferase subunit A, translating into MGNTTSMQAAISSAVDDGDSIYLAGFTHMIPFAAGHEIIRQGVEDLEVIRATPDLVYDQLIAAGCVSKATFSWAGNPGVGSLRAFRRAVEEGVPNELELEEYTHFGLTARLHAGAVDLPFVPLRTFAGSDLPEHNENIRTVKSPFSEEEVYAVPPLNPDVAVVRAQRADASGNAHVWGISGEQKEAAFAAETVVLSVEEVVDEDVIRSDPNRTLYTEDVVDYVVEEPYGSHPSYAQGYYDRDNDAYLEWDEVSKSHDGIEEWLDEYVYGVENRREYVEKLSSERLLDLQGGNDYAVPIDMGSY
- a CDS encoding CoA-transferase subunit beta → MSYSNTELMVTAAASRLRDDDSVLVGIGVPNLACNLAKRTHAPNLQMIYESGTVGSNPSKLPLSVGDPVLASGAVNVESMMDGFSYYLQGGRIDVGFLGGAQVDKRGNINSTVIGDYDDPTVRLPGSGGACEIAANVERTIIIAPHQEQRFPEEVDFVTSPGFVEGGREEKGLRGGPEAVITDKAIMAFDDGEMYVDSLHPGVTRAEVADATGWDVDFADDVTETPPPTDDELAIIREDLDPDGVYLD
- a CDS encoding Zn-ribbon domain-containing OB-fold protein, encoding MGAYVSVPTWWRQLDSRYRLVVGECTECGAHTFPPEGACVDCNAVDALEPVEPEGTGTIVAQTVIEGGAPPEFEALLDAEGAIGVALVELDGGARLPGMLTDCDPHGPERGDRVEATIRRIYEDEGVVRYGAKFRPL
- a CDS encoding thiolase domain-containing protein, with the translated sequence MRDVYMVGAGQSDYGSFPDESYRSLFAEAFEGAVDSVDGDFDRDSVDEAYIGTLGVGGRQLGLPGPSVTEHVGLDGAASTRVENACAASGVALRQAALAIRAGVADVALAGGVEVMTDMSGEQTRYWLGVSGETEWERMAGTTFSGVYAQMADAHMAEHGTTREHLSRVAVKNHANGSKNPHAHLGFECSLEDAMNGSTVADPLNLYDCCPTSDGASAVLLASEDAAEELTEKPIRLTGSGQASDRVGLFQRDTITGVPATEDAAEQAYDEADVGPEDIEFAEVHDCFSIAELMAYEDLGFCEKGDAGDYIESGATLPDGERPVNLSGGLKSKGHPIGATGGGQAVEVFKQLRGEAGDRQVDGLSRGLTHNVGGSGGAVVVNVFEEGWA